The proteins below are encoded in one region of Bifidobacterium dentium JCM 1195 = DSM 20436:
- a CDS encoding ABC transporter substrate-binding protein: MKSTRKLVAAGLAVATMFGTLGLAGCGGDDGAQESNPKTIKIWHYEEDNGAQGKAWAKAMEIFEKKTGVKVEFEKKSFEQIRQNAAQILNSDEAPDVMEYNKGNATAGLLASQGLLTNLNDYVSKYKWDKKVSGTLADTGKYDDKGVMGSGDWYGITNYGEDVVMYYNKDMFDKYGIEIPKTLDELKSAMQKFVDNGVTPLSEGAAEYPLQHLWWQLVLSKANDKFVKAYEMYDGDVDWQGEATTYATQTIKDWVDKGYISKDCTGIKAEDAGQSFMNGTYPMFFSGTWWFGRFQSDMKNANWTFSTFPNTDKVVGSSGNIWVIPENSKKKDLAAQFIDITLSDEVQNLMGNSGGLPIAADPDKITDEKTKELITSFNSVLEKNALGFYPDWPTSTFYDELNSALQELVNGTADVKDVLKQLESNYNKGVEAAGVKS, encoded by the coding sequence ATGAAGTCCACCCGTAAACTTGTCGCCGCCGGATTGGCAGTGGCGACCATGTTCGGAACACTGGGTCTTGCCGGCTGTGGCGGCGATGACGGCGCACAGGAGAGCAATCCGAAGACCATCAAAATCTGGCATTATGAAGAAGATAACGGGGCCCAAGGCAAAGCTTGGGCCAAGGCCATGGAAATCTTCGAAAAGAAAACCGGCGTCAAGGTCGAATTCGAAAAGAAGTCCTTCGAGCAGATTCGCCAGAATGCGGCCCAGATCCTTAATTCCGATGAAGCTCCGGATGTCATGGAGTACAACAAGGGCAACGCCACCGCCGGCCTGCTGGCCAGCCAGGGCCTGCTCACCAATCTGAACGATTACGTCAGCAAATACAAGTGGGATAAGAAAGTCAGCGGCACCCTGGCCGACACCGGCAAGTACGACGACAAGGGCGTTATGGGTTCCGGCGACTGGTATGGCATTACGAACTATGGCGAAGATGTCGTGATGTACTACAACAAGGACATGTTCGACAAGTACGGCATCGAGATTCCGAAAACCTTGGACGAGCTGAAGTCCGCCATGCAGAAGTTCGTGGATAACGGGGTGACCCCGCTCTCCGAAGGTGCCGCGGAATACCCGTTGCAACATTTGTGGTGGCAGTTGGTGCTGTCCAAGGCAAACGACAAGTTCGTCAAAGCCTATGAGATGTACGATGGCGACGTCGACTGGCAGGGCGAAGCGACCACCTACGCCACCCAGACCATCAAGGACTGGGTCGACAAGGGATACATTTCCAAGGATTGCACCGGCATCAAGGCCGAGGACGCCGGTCAGTCCTTCATGAATGGCACCTATCCGATGTTCTTCTCCGGCACTTGGTGGTTCGGCCGTTTCCAGAGCGACATGAAGAACGCCAACTGGACCTTCTCCACCTTCCCGAACACCGATAAGGTCGTGGGTTCTTCCGGCAACATCTGGGTCATTCCGGAGAATTCCAAGAAGAAGGATCTCGCCGCGCAGTTCATCGACATCACGCTGAGCGACGAAGTTCAGAATCTCATGGGCAATTCCGGCGGTCTGCCGATTGCCGCCGACCCGGACAAGATCACCGACGAAAAGACCAAGGAACTCATCACGTCCTTCAACAGCGTGCTTGAGAAGAACGCCCTCGGCTTCTACCCGGATTGGCCGACCTCCACCTTCTACGACGAGCTGAACTCCGCGTTGCAGGAGCTGGTCAACGGCACCGCCGACGTGAAGGATGTGCTTAAGCAACTGGAAAGCAACTACAACAAGGGTGTGGAAGCCGCAGGCGTCAAGTCCTAA
- a CDS encoding ABC transporter permease, whose protein sequence is MMQSQEGMESVVTSADGSGSGAMTLSDKKTRRAVRKAEKLSQQQSDRKRHGFKLFLLISPFLILSVLFSYLPLFGWVYAFYDYQPPIPLSQSEFVGLQWFKMMVQNPAQLQTIGQVLINTFAMSGLNILTSFFPLFFAIALNEIRAKWFRNLIQTLTTLPNFISWVLVYAVAFAMFSTTGMLNEMLQNLHIISEPIKFLDSDSHTWLKMLLWGLWKGLGWGSIMYLAGIAGIDPELYEAAQVDGANRFQQIVHVTIPQLLPTYFVLLMLSISNFLNNGMDQYFVFQNAFNTKHIQVLDLYVYNVGMGNNSLSYATAISMLKSLVSVGLLIVVNWLSKRTRGVSIV, encoded by the coding sequence ATGATGCAGTCGCAAGAGGGAATGGAGAGTGTGGTGACATCTGCTGATGGCAGTGGTTCAGGTGCTATGACGCTTTCCGATAAAAAAACACGGCGAGCCGTGCGCAAGGCCGAGAAGCTGAGCCAACAGCAAAGCGACAGGAAGCGCCATGGATTTAAGTTGTTCCTGTTGATTTCGCCATTTTTGATTCTGTCCGTGCTGTTCAGCTACCTCCCGCTGTTCGGCTGGGTTTACGCATTCTATGATTATCAGCCGCCGATTCCGCTGTCCCAGAGCGAATTCGTCGGTCTGCAATGGTTCAAGATGATGGTGCAGAACCCGGCGCAGCTTCAGACCATCGGCCAGGTGCTCATCAACACCTTCGCCATGTCCGGCCTGAACATCCTCACCTCGTTCTTCCCGTTGTTCTTCGCCATCGCATTGAACGAGATTCGCGCCAAGTGGTTCAGGAACCTTATCCAGACGCTGACCACGCTGCCGAACTTCATCTCCTGGGTTCTGGTCTACGCAGTGGCCTTCGCCATGTTCTCCACCACCGGCATGCTCAACGAGATGCTGCAGAACTTGCACATCATCAGCGAGCCGATTAAGTTCCTTGATTCCGATTCGCACACTTGGCTGAAGATGTTGCTGTGGGGCCTGTGGAAGGGCCTTGGTTGGGGCTCCATCATGTACCTCGCCGGCATCGCAGGCATTGACCCGGAACTGTATGAAGCCGCCCAGGTGGATGGTGCGAACCGCTTCCAGCAGATCGTCCACGTCACGATCCCGCAGTTGCTGCCGACCTACTTCGTGCTGTTGATGCTGTCGATCTCCAACTTCCTGAACAACGGCATGGATCAGTACTTCGTGTTCCAGAACGCCTTCAACACCAAGCACATCCAGGTCCTTGACCTGTACGTGTACAACGTCGGTATGGGCAACAACTCCCTGTCGTATGCAACCGCAATCTCCATGCTGAAGTCGCTGGTCAGCGTAGGCCTGCTGATTGTTGTGAACTGGCTGTCCAAGCGTACCCGTGGCGTATCGATCGTCTGA
- a CDS encoding carbohydrate ABC transporter permease has translation MTSATNIPVHVRKNRTAGDWVVLALLIIGGLVMLFPFIVLLLNAFKTTADYNSSGPLSWPQEFSADGLMKFWNRVNYPEKLWNSIWTSGLVAVLAVVLSMFNAFALGIGRVKGRRWIVLLIMLANMLPQEAMLYPLYIMFKKIGLYNSPWAIVIIFTVIQSAFGTYLLSSVYGTFPKSILEAATIDGASRWTIFRKIVFPISKPTLSVMLVFFFIWTWNEYMIPMAFLIDNSTQTIPIAVSSLTGDRLMDVTTTAAASLISIVPTLIFYLIFQRTLSRGITAGAVK, from the coding sequence ATGACTTCCGCAACCAACATTCCCGTGCATGTCAGGAAGAATCGCACCGCTGGAGATTGGGTGGTTCTCGCCCTGCTCATCATAGGCGGCCTGGTGATGCTCTTCCCGTTCATCGTGCTGTTGCTCAATGCGTTCAAGACCACCGCGGATTACAACTCGTCCGGTCCGCTGTCCTGGCCGCAGGAATTCAGCGCCGATGGCCTGATGAAGTTCTGGAATCGCGTCAACTATCCCGAGAAGCTGTGGAACAGCATCTGGACCTCCGGTCTGGTCGCCGTGCTTGCCGTGGTGCTGTCGATGTTCAACGCCTTCGCCCTCGGTATCGGCCGAGTCAAGGGCCGCCGCTGGATCGTGCTGCTCATCATGCTTGCCAACATGCTGCCGCAGGAAGCCATGCTGTACCCGCTGTACATCATGTTCAAGAAAATCGGCCTGTACAACTCGCCATGGGCGATTGTAATCATCTTCACCGTCATCCAGAGCGCGTTCGGCACATACCTGCTGTCATCGGTCTACGGTACGTTCCCCAAGTCGATTCTTGAGGCGGCGACCATCGACGGTGCCAGCCGCTGGACCATCTTCCGCAAGATCGTGTTCCCGATTTCCAAGCCGACGCTCAGCGTCATGCTTGTCTTCTTCTTCATCTGGACATGGAACGAGTACATGATTCCGATGGCGTTCCTGATCGACAATTCGACGCAGACCATCCCGATTGCCGTCAGCTCGCTGACCGGCGACCGTCTGATGGACGTGACGACGACCGCCGCCGCATCGCTCATCAGCATCGTGCCGACGCTCATCTTCTACCTGATCTTCCAGCGCACGCTGTCCCGCGGCATCACCGCAGGGGCCGTCAAGTAG
- a CDS encoding YesL family protein — protein MHYNPNSPVWQFVSLCLRYFILNLFFLISIIPIVTIGPARAALYSTVFAFSDNDDINLGREYIRRFKREFKRGIGSSIIFVVLIAAIVFAIVFWNALDTNAAYITLPILIIFGVLTFLTFEYYYPLQARYENTFRQTLRNSFMMPWACFGYTLGILAIDVAAGAIFAFTPYLRFLFILLGFAWLAYAKSLLYLRAFQRVSGDPNTPREKPDYSLPSASIQ, from the coding sequence ATGCACTACAATCCCAATAGCCCCGTATGGCAGTTCGTCTCGCTCTGCCTGCGGTATTTCATCCTCAACCTGTTCTTCCTGATCTCCATCATCCCGATCGTAACCATCGGACCGGCCCGAGCCGCACTGTACAGCACCGTGTTTGCCTTCAGCGACAATGACGACATCAACCTCGGCCGCGAATACATCCGACGCTTCAAACGCGAATTCAAGCGCGGCATCGGCTCTTCCATCATCTTCGTGGTGCTGATTGCCGCCATCGTGTTCGCCATCGTGTTCTGGAACGCGCTCGACACCAACGCCGCCTACATAACGCTTCCGATCCTCATCATCTTCGGCGTGCTCACGTTCCTGACCTTCGAATACTACTATCCGCTTCAGGCTCGCTATGAGAACACCTTCCGGCAGACGCTGCGCAACTCCTTCATGATGCCTTGGGCCTGTTTCGGATACACGCTCGGCATCCTCGCCATCGACGTGGCCGCGGGCGCGATCTTCGCATTCACGCCGTATCTGCGATTCCTATTCATCCTGCTCGGCTTCGCATGGCTGGCCTATGCTAAGTCACTGCTCTATCTGCGGGCGTTCCAGCGTGTCAGCGGCGACCCGAACACGCCGCGAGAAAAGCCTGATTACTCGTTGCCCAGCGCCTCCATCCAATAA
- the yicI gene encoding alpha-xylosidase: MKFTNGYWMIRDGVNALYAREAYELNVGEDKESLNVLAPTSVVHGRYDTLNLPTFNIDVTAPAEGVIRVVAGHWQGATDYPGFPLNADDAGDRDYVRTAAEGDGDGEVGQDGASISLTSGGLTAKVVKGSPWNLTFLGRDGKELTQSSGKSLGRFALNGLSNVTAQPVGEFGVTMDGSAYDESDVFTAIQLRLGVGENVYGFGERFGTYVKNGQTIDIWNEDGGTASEQGYKDIPFYMTSNGYGVLVNNRGHVSFEVGSENTEAVQFSVPGETIDFCVIYGPTPKQILDRYTALVGRPANVPAWSYGLWLTTSFTTKYDEKTINSFIDGMAERDIPLSAFHYDCYWMREFHWTDFEWDKRFFGDIESTLKRLHEDKGLHICAWINPYIGQRGSMFKEGKDKGYLVKKANGEVWQTDFWQAGMGLVDFTNPEARDWFKGKVKALLRQGVDAIKTDFGERIPRDVVWYDGSPKLSMHNWYTQLYNQAVFEAIEETYGKGKACLFARSATVGGQQQPVHWGGDCESTFNGMAQTLRAGLSITSSGFGFWSHDIGGFEGARPDPAVYKRWVAFGLLGSHSRMHGSTVYRVPWLFDEEDEKNGVVNAPGQTAVDVARTFTKLKLSLMPYLFQTGLQPHLNGTPVMRSMFVEFPDDPTCRTLDRQYMFGPNLLVAPVFTYSGDVEYYLPAGVWTNWFTGEKVASEHGVWRNERHGFDTIPLWVREGSVLVTKPGAKTPDYEYGKDALVSVFLDGTDAAEAVVTEVDGSSVAFSARKTANGVEVSSSDGRAFTARLGFGEVVAASEGRVMLS; the protein is encoded by the coding sequence ATGAAGTTCACCAATGGATACTGGATGATTCGAGACGGCGTCAACGCACTGTACGCGCGAGAGGCATATGAGCTGAACGTCGGCGAAGACAAGGAAAGTCTGAATGTGTTGGCTCCGACTTCCGTAGTCCACGGACGTTACGATACGTTGAATCTTCCCACATTCAACATCGATGTCACTGCCCCGGCGGAAGGTGTGATTCGTGTGGTCGCCGGTCACTGGCAGGGAGCGACCGATTATCCGGGATTCCCTTTGAACGCTGACGATGCAGGCGATCGGGATTATGTACGAACGGCGGCCGAAGGCGACGGTGACGGCGAAGTGGGCCAGGATGGCGCGAGCATTTCGCTCACGTCGGGTGGATTGACGGCAAAAGTGGTCAAAGGCTCCCCCTGGAATCTGACCTTTCTCGGCAGGGACGGCAAGGAGCTCACCCAGTCGTCGGGCAAGTCCTTGGGACGTTTCGCACTGAACGGCCTGTCCAACGTGACCGCCCAGCCGGTCGGTGAATTCGGTGTGACCATGGACGGCTCCGCATACGATGAATCCGACGTGTTCACGGCGATTCAGCTCCGTCTTGGAGTGGGAGAGAACGTCTATGGCTTTGGCGAACGGTTCGGTACATATGTGAAGAACGGCCAGACCATCGACATCTGGAACGAAGACGGCGGCACCGCCTCCGAACAGGGGTACAAGGACATTCCGTTCTACATGACCTCCAACGGATACGGTGTGCTGGTGAATAATCGCGGGCATGTGTCGTTCGAAGTCGGCTCCGAAAATACCGAGGCCGTACAGTTCTCGGTACCGGGGGAGACCATCGACTTCTGTGTGATCTACGGTCCGACGCCGAAGCAGATTCTCGACCGTTACACCGCACTGGTCGGACGCCCCGCCAATGTTCCCGCATGGAGCTATGGCCTGTGGTTGACCACCTCGTTCACCACCAAGTACGACGAGAAGACCATCAACTCCTTCATCGATGGCATGGCCGAGCGAGACATTCCGCTGAGCGCCTTCCACTATGACTGCTACTGGATGCGCGAATTCCATTGGACCGACTTCGAATGGGACAAGCGTTTCTTCGGTGACATCGAATCCACGCTCAAGCGGTTGCATGAGGATAAGGGCCTGCATATCTGCGCGTGGATCAACCCGTATATCGGTCAGCGCGGCTCCATGTTCAAGGAAGGTAAGGATAAGGGCTATCTGGTCAAGAAAGCCAACGGCGAGGTGTGGCAGACCGACTTCTGGCAGGCCGGCATGGGTCTGGTGGACTTCACCAATCCCGAGGCCCGTGATTGGTTCAAAGGCAAGGTCAAGGCGTTGCTGCGTCAAGGTGTGGACGCCATCAAGACCGATTTCGGCGAGCGAATCCCGCGCGATGTGGTCTGGTACGACGGCTCTCCGAAGTTGTCCATGCACAACTGGTACACCCAGCTGTACAACCAGGCGGTATTCGAAGCCATTGAGGAGACGTACGGCAAGGGTAAGGCGTGCCTGTTCGCCCGCTCCGCGACCGTCGGCGGCCAGCAGCAGCCGGTGCATTGGGGCGGCGACTGCGAATCGACGTTCAATGGCATGGCGCAGACCTTGCGTGCGGGTCTGTCGATCACCAGTTCCGGATTTGGCTTCTGGAGCCATGACATCGGCGGTTTCGAAGGAGCCCGTCCGGATCCGGCGGTCTACAAGCGCTGGGTGGCGTTCGGCCTGCTGGGATCGCACTCACGCATGCACGGATCAACCGTGTATCGTGTGCCGTGGTTGTTCGACGAGGAGGATGAGAAGAACGGTGTGGTGAATGCGCCCGGACAGACCGCCGTCGATGTGGCCCGCACGTTCACCAAGCTCAAGCTTTCGCTCATGCCGTATCTGTTCCAGACCGGCCTGCAGCCGCATCTGAACGGCACTCCGGTCATGCGCTCCATGTTCGTGGAGTTTCCGGACGATCCGACCTGTCGTACGCTCGACCGCCAATACATGTTCGGCCCGAACCTGTTGGTGGCTCCGGTGTTCACCTACTCCGGTGATGTGGAGTATTACCTGCCTGCTGGCGTGTGGACCAACTGGTTCACCGGCGAGAAGGTGGCTTCCGAGCATGGTGTGTGGCGCAATGAGCGGCATGGCTTCGACACCATTCCGTTGTGGGTGCGCGAGGGCAGCGTGCTGGTTACCAAGCCGGGGGCCAAGACTCCGGATTACGAATATGGCAAGGATGCGCTGGTCTCCGTGTTCCTCGATGGCACCGATGCTGCCGAGGCCGTGGTGACCGAGGTGGACGGTTCCTCCGTGGCGTTCTCGGCTCGAAAGACGGCCAATGGCGTGGAGGTTTCCAGCTCGGACGGCCGAGCGTTCACCGCACGTCTGGGATTCGGGGAGGTCGTGGCCGCTTCGGAAGGCAGGGTGATGCTGTCGTAG
- a CDS encoding carbohydrate ABC transporter permease has translation MNAHAKHNRPHGQQPTAREKEMSRIPGNPSSRFWLYLLPGFLMLLWIIIVPAIWNIYLSFTNYRGIRPPKSTGLTNWARLVKDTTFWVSFRNSIWMIIAMVVIPILIGLILSSLVFDVVQKKFGPKTASAMRAVYYFPQLLPIAVASLVMGWIFRPENGALNALFKAIGLGGLQHDWLGKPDTALIFLMLIMIWIQIGYPLVIFMSGLQRVDPELYEAASLDGANWWQRFLAITLPAIKPEIFVVALTCTIAALKVFGPVYMLTKGGPGTSTIVPSYYSYVQFFQSQQVGYGAAIATALTVVIIIVAVMFTNLQEKVAKEDEE, from the coding sequence ATGAACGCTCATGCAAAACACAACCGACCGCACGGCCAGCAACCGACCGCGCGCGAAAAGGAGATGTCCCGTATTCCGGGCAATCCGTCAAGCCGATTCTGGCTCTACCTGCTTCCCGGCTTCCTGATGCTGCTGTGGATCATCATCGTGCCGGCCATCTGGAACATCTATCTCAGCTTCACCAACTATCGAGGCATCAGACCGCCGAAATCCACAGGATTGACCAACTGGGCGAGACTGGTGAAGGATACCACGTTCTGGGTGTCGTTCCGTAACTCGATCTGGATGATCATCGCCATGGTGGTGATTCCGATTCTGATCGGTCTGATCCTTTCGTCGCTGGTGTTCGACGTGGTGCAGAAGAAATTCGGTCCGAAAACCGCTTCCGCCATGCGCGCCGTCTACTACTTCCCGCAGCTGCTGCCGATTGCGGTCGCGTCCCTGGTGATGGGTTGGATATTCCGGCCGGAGAATGGCGCGTTGAATGCATTGTTCAAAGCCATCGGTCTGGGCGGACTGCAGCATGATTGGCTCGGCAAACCGGATACGGCGCTGATCTTTCTGATGCTCATCATGATCTGGATTCAGATCGGCTACCCGCTGGTCATCTTCATGTCCGGCCTGCAACGCGTCGATCCGGAACTCTACGAGGCGGCGAGCCTCGACGGCGCCAACTGGTGGCAACGCTTTCTGGCCATCACCCTGCCGGCCATCAAGCCGGAGATCTTCGTGGTGGCGCTGACCTGCACCATTGCCGCACTCAAAGTGTTCGGACCCGTCTACATGCTGACCAAAGGCGGCCCGGGAACCAGCACCATCGTGCCGTCGTACTACTCCTACGTGCAGTTCTTCCAATCCCAGCAAGTCGGCTACGGTGCCGCGATCGCGACCGCACTGACCGTCGTCATCATCATCGTGGCCGTAATGTTCACGAACCTTCAGGAGAAGGTCGCGAAGGAAGACGAGGAGTGA